The genomic segment CAGGTGCGCCATGCCGGCATGCGGCCCCAGCGCCGCGGCCCAGACGTCGATCTCTTTATGCAGCGTTTCCAGATAGGTGCCGATCCGGCGGTAACCATTCGGCACGCTGGTGGCACAGCCGCAATAGAAGCAGAGCTTCTCGCAGAAGGGCACATGCATATAGACGGAAATCGGCTCATCCGGCTTTACCGAAGCGGCCCAGACACGGGCTGCATCTTCGGCGATGCGCGGGGTGAAATCCGCTGCCGTGGGGTAACTCGTATAGCGCGGAACCGGCCGCGTCGCGAAGGTTTTCCATGCCTGTTTCATGGCCCGCGTCTTAGCAGCGTTGAAACGCTGCTGGATTACGCAGAATCCCGTACGCAAGGGGCGCCTCGACGCCGCACCCGGTCAGGCGTAGGGTCTGCGCAGAAAGAGGAGAGAAATCATGATCCGTTCCGCCGCCTGCGCTGCCGCCCTGTTAACCCTTGCGATGCCTGCGCTGGCCGGGCCGGAGGCGTTCCAGCCGGGCACCGTGGTGCCGGATTATGGCAAGGTCGCGATGATCGAGGGGGCGGAGCTGCCGGCCGATACGGTGATGAAAGTCGCCTTCGACATCGGAAAGGCGGGGCCGGCTGATGCCATCAGCCGCAGTCTTGAGACACCGGCCCGGTTCCTGAACATGCATGCCGCCGCAGGCGTTGACCCGGAGAATCTGCATGTTGCGCTGATCGTGCATGGCGCGGCGAGTGCGGACCTGCTGACGGATGAAGCCCGCGGCGCGCCCAATCCGAATGCCGGCCTGATTGCGGAACTGCTGGCCGCGGGGGCGACCATTGAGCTCTGCGGGCAGACCGCCGCCATGCGGGACATCACCCAGGCAGACCTGTTGCCGGGCGTGACCATCGGTCTGTCAGCGATGTCCACGCATGCCCTGCTGCAGCAGGAAGGCTACACGCTGAACCCGTTCTGAGGTTCAGCCCATCGCTTCGGCGAGCAGCCAGATGCCTTCACGCTCCGCCTGCCGGCGTTCGACCAGAAGGCGGGCGACCTGGTGGTCATCGTCGAAGACATTGCCGGTGAGACTGTCGAGCAGGGCCTTGGCGAGATTGTCGAGGTCCATCCAGGGCGGGTCGCCGGTATATTCCATCATGATGTGGACGGAATAATCGCCATAGCCGGGCCGTAGCGGCGGGAATTCCTTGCGGAAGAATTCCTTCAGCAGCGTCTTGTAATATTTCGTCTGCGTCGTGAGGCCCGTGCAACGCACTTCCAGCGCGCCATCCTCCGTGATGCGCGCCTGAACCTTGCCGGATTTTACCCATTGGGGAGGCGTGTCCGACATAATGTCTTACGTATTCATCAAAGTGGCCAGCGCGCCCATCGCCGCAATCGGGGCGAGCTTCGGAGCAACTGACGGTAGCTCTCCGTCAAAATATTCAAGCCGCACATGATCCGGTTTTACTTTCTTGACGACTTCCAGAACGATATCACGGTGTACGCCTGATCCGGTCGCGCCGATTGAGTAGTGGGTGTCGTCCAGTAGGTAGAACAGGTACCCATTTTTGTAGAAATGCACCTCTCTGACTGCTTCCCATGAAATCAGATGTTCTGCAGTACGAATTCCTTCGCGGTTGATGGCCATAATGAATCTGCCGTCAGCGGAATTCTGCCAAAAAAGTATTCCCTGCAAGGCGAAACCGAGCGTGAATGCTGCTCCTAGCATTTTTTGGATAATAAATGGCGGCAGGAAGAAAAGACGCGTTTTAAAGCCACCTTCCGCCTTCAGCCACTCAATCATGTCGGGTGTGAGTAGTGTATAGCAAAGAAAGAGCAAGCTGATTGCCACTATGCCTGCAGCAGCCAGACGCCCTGCCTTTTTACTTGAGACAACTTCTATTTCGTCTCGGATAATCTGAGGCATAACAGCCTGCTCCCGCATTGGTAGGTTACGTTCCGCATAGTGACTGGCTCATTCAACGGCAAGTGGCGCCTTGCGGCCCAAAGCATGCCGATGCGGTGACCCAGTCCACGCTCAATGCAGCCTCAGGTCGCGTTTGCGCTCGCGTTCCTCGATGGCTCGCTTGGAAGCCTTCAGGCCGAGGCCGGTTGCGTTGCGCAGCAGCTTGATGGCGCGGATCTTCTTGCGCGCGTCGAGCTCGGCATCGATTTCGAGCCATTTCGACATGGTCACGCGGGCGAGCGCCGCGTCGACCTCTGCCGGGGTTGGCGGGGTGGGGGAGAGGCTGTTCTGCCTGTTCTTCCCGCCAGCCGTCGCGCGGCCGAACAGGAACACCGCGAACAGGGTGAACAGGACTTCCGGCTGCAGGATCTTGTCGAGATAGTCTTCCATGCCGGCCTCCCCATGGTCGCGGGCGATACCTCCCCATAACTGAAGCTGCCAGCAAGCGCGAGGGGCGATCCGGGCCGAATCCTCCGCTGCGGCGGCGGTAACAGTTGATCACGGCCCGGCTTGGGGCTAGTCCGCTGCCAGCAGATCAAGGAGCTGAGCCCCATGGCCAATACCCGCACCGAAACCGATACGATGGGCCCGATCGAGGTCGCCGATGATGTCTACTGGGGCGCCCAGGCCCAGCGCAGCCTCGGAAACTTCAAGATTGGCTGGGAAAAACAGCCCGAGCCGGTGATCCGCGCCCTCGGCATCGTCAAGAAGGCGGCGGCCTTGTCCAATATGGAACTCGGCAAGCTGGACCCGGATCTCGGCAAGGTGATCGTTGAGGTCGCCGGCGAAGTCATCGACGGCAAGCTGAACCAGCACTTCCCGCTGGTCGTCTGGCAGACGGGCTCCGGCACACAGTCCAACATGAACACCAACGAGGTCATCTCGAACCGCGCGATCGAGATCATGGGCGGCGAAAAGGGCTCGAAAAAGCCGGTCCACCCGAACGATCATGTGAACATGTCTCAATCGTCGAACGATTGTTTCCCGACCGGTATGCATATCGCCGCCGCAGAAGAGACCGTGCACCGCCTGATCCCGGCCCTGAAGCACCTCCATGCGGCGCTGGACGCCAAGGCAAAGGCCTGGGCGGACATCATCAAGATCGGCCGCACACATACGCAGGACGCAACGCCGGTCACGCTCGGCCAGGAATTCTCTGGCTATGCCAAGCAGATCGAGAACGGCATCGCCCGTATCGAAATGACGCTGCCGATGCTGATGGAACTGGCGCAGGGCGGCACGGCCGTCGGCACGGGCCTCGCTTCGCCGGAAGGCTTCGCGGACCTCGTCGCCTCGAAGATCGCCGAGATCACCGGCCTGCCGTTCACGTCCGCCCCGAACAAGTTCGAGGCACTGGCCGCGCATGACGCGCTGGTGATGACGCATGGCGCGATCAACACTGTGGCGATGTCCTGCTTCAAGATCGCCAATGACATCCGCTTCCTCGGCTCCGGCCCGCGCTCCGGCCTTGGCGAGCTGGCCCTGCCGGAAAACGAACCCGGTTCGTCGATCATGCCGGGCAAGGTGAACCCGACCCAGTGCGAAGCGCTGACCCAGGTCTGTGCCCACATCCACGGCAACAATGCCGCCATCGGCTTTGCCGGCAGCCAGGGCCATTTCGAGCTGAACGTGTTCAACCCGATGATGTCCTACAACTTCCTGCAGTCGGTACGCCTGCTGGCGGATGCCGCGATCAGCTTCACCGACAATTGCGTTGTCGGGATCGAGCCGCGCCTCGAGAACATCGAGAAGGGCCTCAAGAATTCGCTGATGCTGGTGACGCCGCTGAAAGAGAAGTTCGGCTATGACCGCGCCGCGAAGATCGCCAAGACGGCCCACAAGAACGGCACCACGCTACGCGAGGAAGCCATCAAGGACGGCATCCCGGCCGAAGACTTCGACGCCATCGTGCGCCCGGAGAAAATGATCGGGCCGGATCCGCGCTAAGGCTGCATCCGGTTCGCCGGACCTAGTTTTTACTTGCTGTTGACCGGCCCCTCCTGCACGAGGGGCCGGTTGTTTTTAGGAGGAAACCCACATGAGCATCGATTTCAGCAATCTCTATTCGGTCAAAGGCAAGACGGTCGTCATTACCGGTGGGTCGCGCGGGATTGGCGAAATGCTGGCGGCAGGTTTTCTGGCCAATGGCGCGAAGGTGATCATCTCGTCCCGCAAGGCCGATGCCTGCGAAGAGACGGTCGAGCGCCTGAAGGGCGAGTATGGCGGCGAGATCTATGCGATCCCGTCCGATGTCGGCCAGATGGTGGGCATTGAGCACCTCGCCGGTGAGATTGCGAAGCGCGAAGACAAGGTCGACGTGCTGATCAACAATGCGGGCGTCGCCTGGGGTGCCTCGCTGGACGATTTCCCGGAACATGGCTGGGACAAGGTGATGGACGTTAACGTGAAGGGCGTCTTCTTCCTGACCCAGAAACTGATGCCGCTGCTGCGGAAGTCCGCCAGCGCCGACAGCCCGGCCCGCGTCATCAACATCGCCTCCATCGACGGCATGCATACCAGCCCGATGAGCGGCTATTGCTATGGCACGTCCAAGGCTGCCGTGATCCACCTGACGCGCTTCATGGGCTCTCAGCTGGCGGCGGAGAACATCCTCGTCAACGGCATCGCGCCGGGCCCGTTCCCGACCTACATGCTGTCCACCGGTGTCGGCTACAAAGGCGAAACCGAAGGCGTCGACTGGGATGCCATCGGCTCGCGCAGCCCGTCGGGCCGCGTCGGCAAGCCGGAAGACATTGCCGGCCTCGCCATGTTCCTGTCGTCCCAGGCGTCGGCCTATATCAATGGCCACACCATCCCGTGTGACGGCGGAATCGTCTCTGCCAGCTGATCCGGCAGGGACATAAAGTCAGCCAATTTGGCCGCGTTTGTGTTGCCCCGCAGCATGAACGCGGCCATAGGGGCGCTTAAAGCCAGCTCCCTCAAACAGAACTGACGATATTCCCGTGGTTAGATCGACTTTTGCAGCGTTCGCCGACCGGCTCGGCGCGCAGGGCCTCTCGCAGCCCGATTTCAAAGCCTACACGCCCGCCCAGATCAAGACCGACCTTCTGGCCGGCCTGACTGTGGCGCTGGCGCTTGTGCCGGAAGCCGTGGCCTTTGCCTTTGTGGCGCATGTGCACCCGCTGGTGGGCCTCTATGCGGCCTTCATTGTGGGGCTGGTCACGGCGCTGATCGGGGGCCGCCCGGGGATGATTTCCGGCGCGACCGGGGCGCTGGCCGTGGTCATGGTCTCGCTCGTGGCGGTGCATGGCGTGGAATACCTGTTCGCGACGGTTGTCCTGATGGGCATCCTTCAGCTGCTGGCGGGCATTTTCCGGATGGGCAAGTTCATCCGGCTCGTGCCGCACCCGGTGATGCTGGGCTTCGTCAACGGCCTCGCCATCGTGATCTTCCTGGCGCAGATGAGTCAGTTTCAGGTGCCGGGCAGCGCAGAGGCTGCGGGCCACGGCCTGGCAGGCGGGCAATGGATGTCCGGCGCGCCGCTCGCCATGATGTTAGCGCTGGTCGGCCTGACCATGGCGATCATCTGGGGCCTGCCGAAAGTCACGAAGATCATTCCGGCGCCGCTGGCCGGCATCGGAATCGTTGCCGCTGTCGTCATCGGCTTCGGCCTCGATGTGCCGCGCGTCGGTGACCTTGCGTCCATCAAGGGCGGCCTGCCGCAATTCCATATTCCCAGCGTGCCGATGAATATCGAGACGCTGAAGATCATCCTGCCTTATTCATTCATTCTCGCGGCGATCGGCCTGATCGAGAGCCTGCTGACGCTGAACCTTGTCGGCGAGATGACCAATAAGCGGGGCGGGGCGAGCCAGGAATGCGTCGCGCAGGGCACGGCCAATTTGATCACAGGCTTCTTCGGCGGCATGGGCGGCTGCGCCATGATCGGCCAGTCGATGATCAACGTGAAATCGGGCGGGCGCACGCGCCTGTCCGGTATCGCAGCAGCCCTGTTCCTACTGGCTTTCATTCTTGTCGGCTCCAGCCTGATCGAGCAGATCCCGCTCGCCGCGCTGGTCGGCGTGATGTTCATGGTTGTGATCGGCACCTTCGCCTGGAACAGCCTGCGCATCATGACGCGCATCCCGCTGACGGACGCGGCCGTGATCGTGCTGGTGACCGGCGTGACCGTGGCTTACGACCTGGCGACGGCTGTGGTCGTTGGCGTGATTGTCTCGGCGCTGGCCTATGCCTGGAACAATGCCCGCCGCATCCATGTGATCGAGCGCGACAGTGTCCGCACGCCGGGCGCGCATGTCTACGAGATCGAAGGCCCGCTCTTCTTCGGCTCGACCGACAAGTTCGCTGAGCTATTCCACCCGGAAAGTGACCCGGACGTCGTGATCGTGGACTTCATGCGCTCGCGCGTGGTCGATCAGTCGGCCCTGCAGGCCATCGAGGATCTGGCGGCGAAATATGAAGCGCAGGGAAAGACGCTGCGCCTGCGCCACCTGTCCCGCGATTGCCACAAGCTGTTGGCAAGGGCCGGCCAGCTGATGGTGGATTCCGACGATGACCCGGATTACGAGCTGGCGGTGGACTATTCTGTCCGCACCGGCGCGTTCGGCGGCGGGCACTGACACTCCACAAGGTGTCTCAGTTCGGGGACTGACGTGCGCCGCCGTAAGGCTGTATCCTTGCGCGAGAGAATCACTCCCGCCAAGAAAGGCCTGATCATCATGTCAAATTCTCCCGTCGGCTCAAAGGCCAACCCGTCCCAGTTCGACGTGATCGACAAGCTGGGCGCGGACGAGCCTTATTTCGTTATTCGCGCGCATGACCCGCTGTCGTCGGCGCTGGTGGAACTGCACGCCTATATCGGCGCAGGCCAGTCTGGCGCGGCCCACAACAAGCTGGCTGAAATCATGGCGATGACTGCCGCCCGGCCGCCGCGCCCGGCCTCCAGCCCGAAATACCGCGAGACCTTTGCAATCTCGCTGGCCATGGAACAGTGGCGCGAAGCCAACAAGGACTAGGGATGGACGTCCGGGCCGATGAATTATCGGACCGGTACGTCACCCTCGTACCGTTCGATGTCGCCCGCGATGGTGACGATTTGCGGGCCATGGCCGATGCGCTGGGGCCCCGGATCGAGACCTGGCCCTATTATAATCCGCCCTCGGACTGGATCGGCGCCTGGCTCGCCACGATCGCGGCGCGGACGGCTGCGGGAACACTGATCCCGTTTCGCGTCTCCCGTCCGGACGGGCGGTTTGCAGGCCTGTCCACCTATATCAATCCGGACGCGCTTTCGCGGAATGTCGAAATCGGCATGACGATGTATACGGCAGATGCTCAGGGCACAGAGGTCAACCCTGCCACCAAGCGATTGCTACTGACGCATGCGTTTGAGTGCGGGGCCGTGCGCGTCCAGTTCAATGTCGACCAGCGCAATACGCGCTCGCAGGCAGCTGTGAAGAAGCTCGGCGGGGTGCAGGAGGGGATCCTGCGCGACAATCGCATCCTGCCGAACGGCGTGTTGCGCTCCACCGTCGTCTTCTCCATTCTGGCCAGTGAGTGGCCGGCGGTGAAGGCCGGGCTCGATGCGCGTCTGGCAGTGTTCGAATAGGGGACAAGGGATGAGCGATCCGGTCAATCTGAACAAGTTCCGCAAGGCCAGGGCGAAGGCTGAGAAGGAACAGAAAGCGAAAGAGAACCGGGCGAAGTTCGGTCGCACGAAGGTCCAGAAACAGTTGGACAAATCCCGCGCCGACAAGCTGTCCAGGCTCACCGAAGGCCATCGCCTGAAAGACACGCCTGAAGGCGACGGTTAACGCCGCCATTCCGGCCGGCCGGACGCTTCGGACCGGCCCGCGCCTTGCAGCTCCCCGGGAAACGCTGTTCCAATCCGGGAGGACCCAAATGGCTGGGATCGCTAAGAAACTCGTCTTCTGTGCCGCATCATTCGGTGCCGGCATCGCGTGGGGCCTGATCGCGGAAGCCGCAGAATATCAGGGCTCCCTCTCGAACATGCTGCTCGGCCAATAAGGCTCAGCTGCCAGCTTCTACTTCGTCTTCTTCTTTCATGGGCCAGTCCGGTTCGTGGGTGACATTGTCCAGGAATGTGTCATCCATCCGGCGGCCTGAGACGCGTTCCAGCGCATCGAAGATCGGGCGGGCTTTCTTGTCCTTCAGAAGCGGAATGTGGCTGGCGATGTCTGCGGCGCGGGCATAGCGCAGCTGGGCGGTTTCCATGTCGCCGCGTGCCTCTGCGCAGGCGCCCAGATTGTGCAGCACCGCCGGGGCATCCGGCCATTGCCGGCCCAGTTCATCCCATTGCGCGCAGGCACCCAGCATCTCGCCGCGCTTGGTGGCTTTCACGGCGGCGGCAAAGCGCGGATCGTTTTGCTCTTCCGGGATCAGGCCTTCCGTCATGATTTCGGCACGGACGGTCGCGTCATAGGGGGCGATGTCCGTCCGGAAGCGGCGCACGGCCTCGACCGTCGCATCTGCGATCATGCCATAGGGCGCGTCGCGCGGGTCGTAGCTTGAACGGATCGGATCGCGCCACACACCGAGTTCACGGCCGTCATCTTCATATTCACGGATGTCGACACAGGATTCCTGATTGGCGCCGCCGCCCTGATTGTGGCTGAAAACCACGCGGCCCGTGTCCCGGTCGACCAGGCGGGCAGTGACGATCACTTCCACGGTTTCTTCGGTACACTCGGATTCGACGATGGCGCGATGCTCGCAGTCGAACAGCCCGTCATATTCCACGCATTTGCGGTCGCGCTCGAACCGGGTTTCGCCTTCCCAGTTTTCAATTTCGACATAGCCTTCATAGACGCCCTGTGGGCGGTCCGGGCCATCGATGCCGAACCAGTAGCTGCCGTCCAGAACCACATCATTGATCATCCGGGCGAATTCTTCCTCGGCGACATTGCCGGCCGGCCCTCGGAACTGGCCGACCTGAACATCGCGATAGGCCGCGGCTTCCGGAAAGGTCGGCACCATGCGGGCGCGATAGTCGTAGCCGGGCGTGGTGCAGGCGGCCATCAGGGGCAGGGCGAGCAGCAGGCAGGCAGAGAAGAAACGGCGCATGCGGGGGATCCTTGAAATATCTGGTGTATTCCTGCGGTTTCGGACTGAACCTCAGATTAACATTGCGGCAGGCAGGCGAAAAACCCGTTTCCGGCCGGATTTCTGCTGGCGGTGGAAGATGGGCGCGCCAATATCAGTGAGCCCGACACAGGAGCCCCCTATGACCCGTCACCTCGCAGAGCTGAATATCGGCCGGCTGCTGGCCCCCACGGACGACCCGCGCGTTGCGGAGTTCATGAACGCGCTGGACCTGATCAACGGCATGGGCAAGCGCATGCCGGGCTTTGTCTGGATGATGGAAGGCTCAGGCGAGCCGGGCACCGGCAATACCGAAACCAAGATCGGCGGCGATCCGCAATTTGTGTCCAACCTGACGGTATGGGAAACGGTCGAAACGTTGGAGAATTTCGTCTGGAACACGGTGCACCGCCAGTTCTATGAGCGCCGCGAGGAATGGTTCGAAGTCATGGACAAGATGCATTTCGTCATGTGGTGGATTGAGCCGGGGCATGAGCCGACGCTGGACGAGGCGCTGGAGCGGCTGGACTTGCTCAACCGGATCGGGGATTCGGAGGATGCGTTCGGCTGGTCCTACCTGAAGGCGGCGCGCCTGTGGCGCTCGCGCGGGTGCCGGGGCGAGGTGGCGTAAGGTAAATCATTGACGGGAACGTTAGCGGTCACCAACTGGAGGCAAACCAGACTGGAGACCCGCATGACCAGCCCGCTGTTCACCCCGTTCAAGCTGAAAAACATGGAACTGCCCAACCGGGTCGTGATGGCGCCGATGACGCGCTCGAAATCGCCGGGCGGTGTGCCGGGCGAGGATGTGGCGGATTATTATGCCCGCCGGGCTGCCTCTGATGTCGGCTTGATCGTCACCGAAGGCACGACGGTGCGCCGGGGCGGGGCCTCCAACGATCCGAACGTGCCGAACCTCCACAAAGCCGACGCCCTGGCTGGCTGGAAGAACGTCGTCGACAAGGTGCACACCAATCACGGCCATATCGCGCCGCAGATCTGGCACCAGGGCCTGACCCGCAAGGTCGGCACCGGGCCTGATCCGGATGCCCCGACCGACAGCCCCTCCGGCATGACCCATACCGGCAAGCAGGTGCTGCCGGAGCCGACGTCGGCGGAAGTCGACGATATGGTCATGGCCTTTGCTGATGCAGCCGCGGACGCGCAGAAAGTCGGCTTCGACTGTGTCGAGCTGCATGGCGCGCATGGGTATCTGATCGATGAATTCTTCTGGGACGTGATGAACAAGCGCTCCGACCGTTATGGCGGCTCGCTGAAGGAACGGGCGACGTTCGGCGCCGACATTATCCGCGAAGTGCGCAAGAAGGTCGGCCCGGACATGGCGATCATCCTGCGCTATTCGCAGTGGAAGCAGCAGGAATATACCGCGCGCCTCGCGACCACGCCGCAGGCGCTGGAAGAATTCCTGAAGACCTTTGTCGATGCGGGCGTCGATTGCCTGCACGTTTCCCAGCGCCGCTACTGGGAGCCGGAATTCCCGGAAGTCGATGGCGAGAAGGGCCTGAATGGCGCTGGCTGGGCCAAGAAGCTGACCGGTCTGCCGACCATTACCGTCGGTTCTGTCGGCCTGTCGGGTGACTTTCTTGCGGCGTTCCAGGGAGAGGGCTCCGGCCAGCGCTCTCTGGAAGACCTCGAAGAGCGCCTGTCACGCGGCGAGTTCGACCTCGTTGCCGTGGGCCGGGCCCTGCTGCAGGATCCGCACTGGGCGACCAAGGTGAAAGAAGGCCGCATCAGCGAGATCAACGATTACGACGCGGCCGCGCTCGCAACGCTCTACTAAAGAGGGAATTCGGACTTGCCGGTTGAGGGAAAATATGGCTTTCTTGCCTGTGTAGCAAACAGGCGCTTCGGGCTTCGGCTGCCCCTTCAGGGGCGTGATCGCAGGCTGAAGCACTGCCTCCCTCAGGACGCTTAACACACCGGCGTTCTCAATCTGGCCCCGCGATTGCGCACTCTCACTCTCGTGCGCGATGGCGGGGCTTCTTTTAACCGGCGGCAAGCCTAGTCGGCGGAGGTTTCCCCCTCCCAGTAGTCGACTTCGCTTTCCTGGCGTCCGACATACCGGAACATCCGTTCGCGTTTGCCGGGCAGGCGGGTGGTGGCGAGGAATTTGCCGCTGTCCGGATACTCGCAGATTTCCGTGTCGGACTTGCTGGAGATGGCGACGTATTTCAGCGGGATGCGGCCGGTGTTCGTCAGCTTGTGGGCATGGGCGGGGCCGCCACGCGGGGCGCCGAGCACATCGCCTGCCTGCACGGCATGGCTGTCCGGCCCGAAGCGATAGGTGCCTTCGCCTTCCAGGATGACGAACATCTCATCTTCGGCATGGTGGTTATGGAACGGGCAGGCGGACTTGCCCGGCGGCACGATGCAGAGCGCCGCGCCGATCTGTGTGAGGCCCACGCGATCCGAAATATCGGCATCGAGCGAGCGATAATGCTCGCCCTGTTCGAAAGGCTCAAGCGGCAGCTCATCCAGCCGCGCGACGGGGGGCAGTTTTTTGGTCATAGCGTGCCAGAAGCCTCTTTCAGTCGGGCTTTGATTTCTGCCTCAGCTTGACCAGGTAATTCAAGCGATCAGGCCTTCACTGGGACATCAGGATGACTTCAAAAGAACCTTGCGGAGGTCTCGACCTGGATAGGGTGGCTTTCGCTTCGGAGAGTTGATGTGTCTCCTCATCGGTTAGATTGTCTTTGCCTTCGAGCTTGGCCACGAGCGCCTGACTTTCAAGATATGTGTCGATGTCCGCGATGACCGTATCAGTTTCAGTGGCGCGGCTTTCAAACTCTTCGAGAAGGGCTTTGTCGGTCTCGGTCGGGTCGGGAATCGCGCGCAGCGCTTCCACCCGATCTTGTAGCCAGGTCCTGGCCTTGTCCCTGGCAATCTGGTTTGCCTCTGCTCTCTCTGGCGGCAAGTTTGCCTCGACGCTTGCGATCAGCTTCTCTCCGCTTGCGAACAGGCAGTCGCCGGGCGCCATGGGGTCAGCTGATCCGGAGGCAGGGCCTTTGTCTGCGGCGGTTATGCGAAGGCTGCCTATATAACCAAAACGGGATGAGTAGCAGACGCGGAAAACCGGCAGGGCCGCGCTGTCTGACGGGCCGCTTGTATAGACCGTGCTGTTTCCACCGGGCGAAAGCTCCACCCAGATCCTGTTGTTTTCCTGGGCGAAGGCAGCAGGAGCAGATACGGCCACAAGGCAGGCAAGAGCAGCAAGTTTCATCTGAAGGGACTTTCCGTTCTACTTTTCGAGTAGACCAGAAACGTGCATCAGTTGCAACTTGAAGGCGTTTTCGACTTGTCGAATTCAGTAATCCCA from the uncultured Hyphomonas sp. genome contains:
- a CDS encoding DUF3291 domain-containing protein, whose product is MTRHLAELNIGRLLAPTDDPRVAEFMNALDLINGMGKRMPGFVWMMEGSGEPGTGNTETKIGGDPQFVSNLTVWETVETLENFVWNTVHRQFYERREEWFEVMDKMHFVMWWIEPGHEPTLDEALERLDLLNRIGDSEDAFGWSYLKAARLWRSRGCRGEVA
- a CDS encoding GNAT family protein, giving the protein MDVRADELSDRYVTLVPFDVARDGDDLRAMADALGPRIETWPYYNPPSDWIGAWLATIAARTAAGTLIPFRVSRPDGRFAGLSTYINPDALSRNVEIGMTMYTADAQGTEVNPATKRLLLTHAFECGAVRVQFNVDQRNTRSQAAVKKLGGVQEGILRDNRILPNGVLRSTVVFSILASEWPAVKAGLDARLAVFE
- a CDS encoding cupin domain-containing protein, translating into MTKKLPPVARLDELPLEPFEQGEHYRSLDADISDRVGLTQIGAALCIVPPGKSACPFHNHHAEDEMFVILEGEGTYRFGPDSHAVQAGDVLGAPRGGPAHAHKLTNTGRIPLKYVAISSKSDTEICEYPDSGKFLATTRLPGKRERMFRYVGRQESEVDYWEGETSAD
- a CDS encoding SDR family oxidoreductase, whose amino-acid sequence is MSIDFSNLYSVKGKTVVITGGSRGIGEMLAAGFLANGAKVIISSRKADACEETVERLKGEYGGEIYAIPSDVGQMVGIEHLAGEIAKREDKVDVLINNAGVAWGASLDDFPEHGWDKVMDVNVKGVFFLTQKLMPLLRKSASADSPARVINIASIDGMHTSPMSGYCYGTSKAAVIHLTRFMGSQLAAENILVNGIAPGPFPTYMLSTGVGYKGETEGVDWDAIGSRSPSGRVGKPEDIAGLAMFLSSQASAYINGHTIPCDGGIVSAS
- a CDS encoding DsrE family protein, yielding MIRSAACAAALLTLAMPALAGPEAFQPGTVVPDYGKVAMIEGAELPADTVMKVAFDIGKAGPADAISRSLETPARFLNMHAAAGVDPENLHVALIVHGAASADLLTDEARGAPNPNAGLIAELLAAGATIELCGQTAAMRDITQADLLPGVTIGLSAMSTHALLQQEGYTLNPF
- a CDS encoding RusA family crossover junction endodeoxyribonuclease — encoded protein: MSDTPPQWVKSGKVQARITEDGALEVRCTGLTTQTKYYKTLLKEFFRKEFPPLRPGYGDYSVHIMMEYTGDPPWMDLDNLAKALLDSLTGNVFDDDHQVARLLVERRQAEREGIWLLAEAMG
- a CDS encoding SulP family inorganic anion transporter — its product is MVRSTFAAFADRLGAQGLSQPDFKAYTPAQIKTDLLAGLTVALALVPEAVAFAFVAHVHPLVGLYAAFIVGLVTALIGGRPGMISGATGALAVVMVSLVAVHGVEYLFATVVLMGILQLLAGIFRMGKFIRLVPHPVMLGFVNGLAIVIFLAQMSQFQVPGSAEAAGHGLAGGQWMSGAPLAMMLALVGLTMAIIWGLPKVTKIIPAPLAGIGIVAAVVIGFGLDVPRVGDLASIKGGLPQFHIPSVPMNIETLKIILPYSFILAAIGLIESLLTLNLVGEMTNKRGGASQECVAQGTANLITGFFGGMGGCAMIGQSMINVKSGGRTRLSGIAAALFLLAFILVGSSLIEQIPLAALVGVMFMVVIGTFAWNSLRIMTRIPLTDAAVIVLVTGVTVAYDLATAVVVGVIVSALAYAWNNARRIHVIERDSVRTPGAHVYEIEGPLFFGSTDKFAELFHPESDPDVVIVDFMRSRVVDQSALQAIEDLAAKYEAQGKTLRLRHLSRDCHKLLARAGQLMVDSDDDPDYELAVDYSVRTGAFGGGH
- a CDS encoding NADH:flavin oxidoreductase — its product is MTSPLFTPFKLKNMELPNRVVMAPMTRSKSPGGVPGEDVADYYARRAASDVGLIVTEGTTVRRGGASNDPNVPNLHKADALAGWKNVVDKVHTNHGHIAPQIWHQGLTRKVGTGPDPDAPTDSPSGMTHTGKQVLPEPTSAEVDDMVMAFADAAADAQKVGFDCVELHGAHGYLIDEFFWDVMNKRSDRYGGSLKERATFGADIIREVRKKVGPDMAIILRYSQWKQQEYTARLATTPQALEEFLKTFVDAGVDCLHVSQRRYWEPEFPEVDGEKGLNGAGWAKKLTGLPTITVGSVGLSGDFLAAFQGEGSGQRSLEDLEERLSRGEFDLVAVGRALLQDPHWATKVKEGRISEINDYDAAALATLY
- a CDS encoding aspartate decarboxylase, with translation MSNSPVGSKANPSQFDVIDKLGADEPYFVIRAHDPLSSALVELHAYIGAGQSGAAHNKLAEIMAMTAARPPRPASSPKYRETFAISLAMEQWREANKD
- a CDS encoding DUF4169 family protein; translated protein: MSDPVNLNKFRKARAKAEKEQKAKENRAKFGRTKVQKQLDKSRADKLSRLTEGHRLKDTPEGDG
- the fumC gene encoding class II fumarate hydratase, producing the protein MANTRTETDTMGPIEVADDVYWGAQAQRSLGNFKIGWEKQPEPVIRALGIVKKAAALSNMELGKLDPDLGKVIVEVAGEVIDGKLNQHFPLVVWQTGSGTQSNMNTNEVISNRAIEIMGGEKGSKKPVHPNDHVNMSQSSNDCFPTGMHIAAAEETVHRLIPALKHLHAALDAKAKAWADIIKIGRTHTQDATPVTLGQEFSGYAKQIENGIARIEMTLPMLMELAQGGTAVGTGLASPEGFADLVASKIAEITGLPFTSAPNKFEALAAHDALVMTHGAINTVAMSCFKIANDIRFLGSGPRSGLGELALPENEPGSSIMPGKVNPTQCEALTQVCAHIHGNNAAIGFAGSQGHFELNVFNPMMSYNFLQSVRLLADAAISFTDNCVVGIEPRLENIEKGLKNSLMLVTPLKEKFGYDRAAKIAKTAHKNGTTLREEAIKDGIPAEDFDAIVRPEKMIGPDPR